The following DNA comes from Streptomyces sp. NBC_00273.
CTTCAACGCCGTGGCCTACAGCAAGGGCTGGTACGACTTCACGATCCTCGCCGACTCCGACGGCACCTGGTCGCGCCGCTACACGGGCCACATCGAAACGGGCTCGGCCAGCATCACGGGGTCGTAGCCACCCCGACAGGGCCTGCACCAGCTAGAGGACGTCCCCGTCCCGCCAGTCGAAGTCGAGCCGCCCGGCGGGGTCCAGCCGGACCCCGCCGGGCGGCGCCCACACGTAGGTGGAGCCCTCTTCCTCCGGGAGCGGGACGGGCCCCTGCGGTGAGAGCGCCCCGATCCGACCGCCCCACACCTGCCAGCCGCGGCCCAGGTACAGGGCCGCCCCGTCCTGCGACGCCGAGAGCGCCCCGAGCACGTACGCCCGCCCGATCACCTGCTCCAGCCGGGCCATGACCTGCCCGCCGAGGCCGCGGCGCCGCGCGTCGGCCCGTACGGCCACGGCCTCGACGTACCCGGTGCGCAGGGCCCGCCCCCGGTGCACGACCCGCCGCATCACCACGCTGCCGTGCGCGACGAGGTCCCCACCCGCGTCCCGGACCAGCGCGTGCATCCCGCCGAGGGCGTGCTCGAAGTCCTCGTCGGCGAAGTCCCCGTCGAAGGCCCCGTCGAGCAGGGCCCGGATCTCGCGCAGCTCCGTACCGGTCAGCTCCGCCGTGTGTCGTACGAGGATCTCCATCGGGCGACCGTACCAACGCGTACCGGCGGCCCGGGACGGCCGGGAAAGGCCGGAAACAGCCGGGGGTTCGAAACCCGGAGTGCTGCCGGGCGCGGCCGTCCGCGTCGCCTTCGGCCGCGCTCGGACGAGCGCGCATCCGGCCTCCGGCGCCGGGCCGTCCCAATGGTCCACTTCGGCAGCGCCCGCACCGCCCAGTCCGGCGAGGGTACGTACGGTGGGCGGGGCCGGGGTGGTCCACCTGCGCCCGGTGCCCGCGGACGGCCGCCGGAGCGGGGGCCGCGGCGCTGCGCGCCGTCGCCGCCGGGTCCGTCGGCTCCAGGTCACATCGGCGGAGGAAGGTGTCCCGCAGGAGGAATCGACCGGTGATCACCGCGTCCGAAATCGCCCGAGCCCCCGCATACCGGGCGGGAGGTCCGCGTACGGCCCTGGCGGCGGGCCGCGCAGCGGCGTGAAGATCTGCTCCATGTCGCCTGAGACCACACCTGAGACCGCCTCCGGCACCGCTCCTGAGACCAGGCAGTGGACGCCCACCCACGGGGATCCGTACCGCCCGGTCGCCTACCGTCCCGCGCGGATGCCGCAGCCGCAATCCCTCGCGCGCGCCGCCGAGTTGCGGATCCGGATGGACGAGCGGCGGACCGTGCGCCACTTCTCCCCCGATCCGGTGCCCGAGCAGGTGGTCCGGGACGCCATCGCCTGCGCCGCGACCGCCCCCTCCGGGGCGCACCAACAGCCGTGGACCTTCGTCCTGGTCAAGGACCCGGCCGTGCGGCAGCAGATCCGCGCGGCCGCCGAGCAGGAGGAACAGCTGTCCTACGACGGCCGGCTGGGCGACGAATGGCTCGCCGCCCTGCGTCCCATCGGCACGGACGCCGTGAAGACCCACCTCACGGACGCCCCCGCGCTGATCGTGGTCTTCCAGCAGCGCTACTGGCTCGGCCCGGACGGCACCAAGCGCAAGCACTACTACGTGGACGAGTCGGTCGGCATCGCGGTCGGCATGCTCCTGTCCGCGCTCCACCTGTCCGGGCTGGCGGCGTTGATCCACACCCCCAGCCCCATGCGCTTCCTCAGCCACGTCCTGAACCGCCCGGAGAACGAGAAGGCCTTCGCCGTCATCCCGGTGGGCTACCCGGCGGACGACTGCGAAGTCCCGGACCTCCTGCGCAAGTCCCTGGACCAGGTCATCGTGGAGGTGTGACGGCCTCCCCGGCGGGCGGCTCCGGAGCGGGCCCGGACTGCCCGCCGCCCAGGGCTTCCGCGAGCCGCAGCCCGATCCGCACCCGGTCCTCGGACGTACCCGCCTCCATGGCCGCCCGCACCTGCCGCAGGATGAGCCAGTCCCGCACCACCTTGGCGACCCCGAGCACGGCCGCCGTCACGATCACCGCGGTCAGCATCACAGCGCCCTCGCTGTCGGAGCATCCGGCGCGTAACAGGGCCCGCGCCGCAGGGTGACGAATGCTCCGCCCATCGCGATCTCACCGGGAAACCACGGCTGGTCCCGCAGCCGCTCGGCGATCCCGTCCGGCCGCTCCGCCAAGCCGCTGCGACGCAGCCGCCGCTCGAGTTCGTCCCGTTCCACTCCGCAGCACCACTCGACGACCACGTCCCCGCCACCGTGGGTGTACACGTTGGCCGATCCGTGCGCGGCCCCGGCTGCGCCCAGCAGCCCCGGACGCCTCAGCAGCCTGCTGTTCAGCCAGTCCTGCGCCATGACCGATCCCGGGTCGTCCCCCGCGTCGGCGCGCCCGCCGAGCTCCGCCGCCTCCACGGGATGCAGGCGATGGCGGTTGCGCCGCCACAGTTGCGTCAGTCCGTCACCGTGCTCCGGCAGCAGCGGGCGCCAGTCCGGGTCGGGGTGCACCACCGCCACCGTTGCCCGGCTCTGCAGCTGGTTCAGCGCCCAGCTGCTGCCCATCGGGGCGATGCGCAGCCCCGGCACCCCGCGCAGTCCGCCGTAGTGCTCGTCGATGCGCGGCAGCACCGTGGAAAGGACTCGGTCCGCCATCGCCGGATGCAGGACGAGGGCCAGACCGGCGCGGACCGGCCGGGCGGCGGTGAAGCCGAACAGGGCCCCGTCACGGCGCTCGTGTTCCCGAAGCCCGTCGGCGAGCTCGGCCACCAGGAGCGATTCGAGGGTGCGCTGCGCCTCGTCCTCGGGGTCCGGCACCGGTCGGCGGCGGGTGATCAGGCCCGCTTCGGCCCAGCCGAGGCAGGTGCGGTGCGGCAGGCCGGTGGCTTCACGGCAGATGTTGGCCACGCGGTGGCGGTTGTCGGTGCGCCTGGACATACGTCTCCCCGGGCGTCGTCCCGGCACGGACGCGTAGAGGTCTCGTATCTCCTGGCAAACATCCCACCCCGTACGGGAACTCGTCAGAGCCCTTGGCTCCCTCGGGATACCGGGCCCGAGTGGCGGAGCTGGTCGCCGTACACGACAACTGCGCTCAGGCTAGCAGGAGTTGCCGAGGGGGGAAATGGATACCGCCCCCGCTCCGGACTTGGGGGTACCGGAGCGGGGGCGGGGTTCAGCGGGGCCCGTGATCAGCCCATGTGGGGGTACGCGTAGTCGGTCGGCGCGACCAGCGTCTCCTTGATGGAGCGGGTCGACGTCCAGCGCTGCAGGTTGCTCGCGGCACCCGCCTTGTCGTTGGTGCCCGAGGCGCGGCCACCGCCGAAGGGCTGCTGGCCGACGACGGCGCCGGTGGACTTGTCGTTGATGTAGAAGTTGCCCGCCGCGAAGCGGAGCTTCTCCATCGCGTCCGCGGCCGCGTACCGGTCCGCCGCGATGATCGAGCCGGTGAGGGCGTACGCCGAGACGGACTCCATCTGGGCGAGCATCGCGTCGAAGTCGGAGTCCTCGTAGACGTGCACGGCGAGGATCGGGCCGAAGTACTCGGTCGTGAAGACCTCGTTCTCCGGGTCGGTGCACGCGATGACGGTCGGGCGGACGAAGTAGCCCTCCGAGTCGTCGTAGCTGCCGCCGGCGATGATCTCGCAGGTCGGGTCGGCGATGGCGCGGTCGATCGCGGCCTTGTTCTTCGCGAAGGAACGCTCGTCGATGACGGCGCCGATGAAGTTGGTCAGGTCGCGGACGTCACCCATGGTGATGCCGTCGACCTCGGCCGCGAAGGCCTCCTTGAAGCCGTCGTTCCAGATCGAGGCCGGAACGTAGGCGCGCGAGGACGCCGAGCACTTCTGGCCCTGGAACTCGAAGGAACCGCGGGTCAGGGCGGTCTTCAGGACGGCGCGGTCCGCGGACGGGTGCGCGACGACGAAGTCCTTGCCACCGGTCTCGCCGACCAGGCGCGGGTAGGACTTGTACTTCTCGATGTTGTTGCCGACCGTCTTCCACAGGTACTGGAAGGTCTTGGTCGAGCCGGTGAAGTGGATGCCGGCCAGCTCGGGGTGGTTCAGGGCCACCTCCGACACCGCGATGCCGTCGCCGGTCACCAGGTTGATGACGCCCTTGGGCAGGCCGGCCTCCTCCAGGAGCTCCATGAGGAGGATCGCGGAGTGGGTCTGCGTGGGGGACGGCTTCCACAGGACCACGTTGCCCATCAGGGCGGGGGCGGTCGGCAGGTTGCCCGCGATGGCCGTGAAGTTGAACGGCGTGATCGCGTAGACGAAGCCTTCGAGCGGGCGGTGGTCGCTGCGGTTCCACACGCCGGCGGAGTTCGCGACCGGCTGCTCGGCCAGGATCTGGCGGGCGAAGTGGACGTTGAAGCGCCAGAAGTCGACGAGCTCGCACGGGGTGTCGATCTCGGCCTGCTGAGCGGTCTTCGACTGGCCCAGCATGGTGGAGGCGGCGAGCTTCTCGCGCCACGGACCGGACAGCAGCTCGGCGGCGCGCAGGATGATCGCGGCGCGGTCGTCGAAGGACATCGAGCGCCAGGCCGGGGCGGCGGCGAGGGCGGCGTCGATGGCCTCCTGCGCGTCGGCCTCGGTGGCGTTGGCGTAGGTGCCGAGCACCGACTTGTGGTCGTGCGGCTGGACCACGTCGAAGCGCTCGCCGCCGCCCATCCGCTTGACGCCGTTGATCGTCATCGGGAGGTCGATCGGGTTCTCGGACAGCTGCTTGAGCTGCGCTTCGAGCCGCGCGCGCTCCGGGGTGCCGGGGGCGTACGAGTGGACCGGCTCGTTGACCGGCGCGGGGACCTGGGTCACAGCATCCATGGGGCTGGTAACTCCTTGAGCTAGTGGGGTGCCTAGTTCTTGGTGATCATCGAGCGGAGGAAGAAGAGCAGGTTGGCCGGCTTCTCCGCGAGGCGGCGCATGAAGTAGCCGTACCAGTCCGTCCCGTACGCGGTGTAGACGCGCATCCGGTGGCCCTCGGCGGCGAGCCGCAGGTGCTCCTCGCTGCGGATGCCGTACAGCATCTGGAACTCGTACTCGTCCAGCTTGCGCCCGGCCGTGCGGGCGAGCTCCTGGCCGATGGCGATCAGGCGCGGGTCGTGCGACCCGATCATCGGGTAGCCCTCGCCGTCCATGAGGATCTTCAGGATCCGCACGTACGCCTTGTCGATCTCCGCCTTGTCCAGGTAGGCGACCTCGGCGGGCTCCTTGTAGGCGCCCTTCACGATGCGGACGCGGCTGCCGGCGGCGGCCAGGCGGCGGGCGTCGGCCTCGGTGCGGAAGAGGTACGCCTGGATCACGCAGCCGGTCTGCGGGAAGTCCCGGCGCAGCTCCTCGTGGATGGCGAACATCGAGTCGAGGGTGGTGTGGTCCTCGGCGTCGAGCGTGACGGTGGTGCCGATGGCGGCCGCGGCCTCGACGACCGGGCGGACGTTGGCGAGCGCCAGCTCGTGGCCGCCCTCCAGGGCCTGGCCGAACATCGACAGCTTGACCGACATCTCGGCCTTCTCGCCGAGGCCGAGCTCCGCGAGGCGCTCGATGAGCAGGAGGTAGGCGTCCCGGGCGGCGTAGGACTGCTCGACCTCGGTGATGTCCTCGCCGACGACGTCGAGGGTGACCTCCAGGCCGCTCCGCGTGAGCTCCTCGACGATCGGGATGACCTGGTCGACGGTCTCGCCGGGGATGAACCGATTCACCACGGGCTTGGTCACCGGGGCGGCGGAGACGATGCGACGCATCTTGTCG
Coding sequences within:
- a CDS encoding proline dehydrogenase family protein, with the protein product MLGPVILAASRSDKMRRIVSAAPVTKPVVNRFIPGETVDQVIPIVEELTRSGLEVTLDVVGEDITEVEQSYAARDAYLLLIERLAELGLGEKAEMSVKLSMFGQALEGGHELALANVRPVVEAAAAIGTTVTLDAEDHTTLDSMFAIHEELRRDFPQTGCVIQAYLFRTEADARRLAAAGSRVRIVKGAYKEPAEVAYLDKAEIDKAYVRILKILMDGEGYPMIGSHDPRLIAIGQELARTAGRKLDEYEFQMLYGIRSEEHLRLAAEGHRMRVYTAYGTDWYGYFMRRLAEKPANLLFFLRSMITKN
- the pruA gene encoding L-glutamate gamma-semialdehyde dehydrogenase — translated: MDAVTQVPAPVNEPVHSYAPGTPERARLEAQLKQLSENPIDLPMTINGVKRMGGGERFDVVQPHDHKSVLGTYANATEADAQEAIDAALAAAPAWRSMSFDDRAAIILRAAELLSGPWREKLAASTMLGQSKTAQQAEIDTPCELVDFWRFNVHFARQILAEQPVANSAGVWNRSDHRPLEGFVYAITPFNFTAIAGNLPTAPALMGNVVLWKPSPTQTHSAILLMELLEEAGLPKGVINLVTGDGIAVSEVALNHPELAGIHFTGSTKTFQYLWKTVGNNIEKYKSYPRLVGETGGKDFVVAHPSADRAVLKTALTRGSFEFQGQKCSASSRAYVPASIWNDGFKEAFAAEVDGITMGDVRDLTNFIGAVIDERSFAKNKAAIDRAIADPTCEIIAGGSYDDSEGYFVRPTVIACTDPENEVFTTEYFGPILAVHVYEDSDFDAMLAQMESVSAYALTGSIIAADRYAAADAMEKLRFAAGNFYINDKSTGAVVGQQPFGGGRASGTNDKAGAASNLQRWTSTRSIKETLVAPTDYAYPHMG
- a CDS encoding nitroreductase family protein, with protein sequence MSPETTPETASGTAPETRQWTPTHGDPYRPVAYRPARMPQPQSLARAAELRIRMDERRTVRHFSPDPVPEQVVRDAIACAATAPSGAHQQPWTFVLVKDPAVRQQIRAAAEQEEQLSYDGRLGDEWLAALRPIGTDAVKTHLTDAPALIVVFQQRYWLGPDGTKRKHYYVDESVGIAVGMLLSALHLSGLAALIHTPSPMRFLSHVLNRPENEKAFAVIPVGYPADDCEVPDLLRKSLDQVIVEV
- a CDS encoding GNAT family N-acetyltransferase is translated as MEILVRHTAELTGTELREIRALLDGAFDGDFADEDFEHALGGMHALVRDAGGDLVAHGSVVMRRVVHRGRALRTGYVEAVAVRADARRRGLGGQVMARLEQVIGRAYVLGALSASQDGAALYLGRGWQVWGGRIGALSPQGPVPLPEEEGSTYVWAPPGGVRLDPAGRLDFDWRDGDVL